In the genome of Noviherbaspirillum saxi, the window CCGGGTTGGATCCTGTCCTTATCGTTTTGGGAAACCGAAGCGGCGCTGGTGCAGTGGCGCGGGCATGGCGAGCATCATGCCGCGCAGTCGGCCGGACGCACCGCGATTTTCGATGATTACCGGATTCGCGTCGTGCGCATGTTGAGGCAAGACGAAGCTGTGCCCGCCGGCACGCCCTTGCTGGTCTTGCAGGAATATCCGGTTGCGGGCGAGAAGCCGCGCAGCAAGCGCTTTGCAAGCCTGGTATCGCCGGACAAGGACATCGACCTGTGGGATGCCGATCCCGCATTCGCACCGCAATCGGTGCAGGAAACACCTGCTTCGCGCATCTGGCGCGGCACGGTAATGCGCGACTATGGATTGTTCGACCGGCAGCAGGCGCCACAGCATTTTCCAGCCGTAACAAGGGAGCACCAATGAAAAAAGCCTTATTCCTGCAATCCGACGTCGCCGACCCGTACGTCGTTTATGCGAAGCAGCGCCAGCATCACTCCATTGTCTGGAACGAAACGGATAGCCTGTGGGCAGTCTACAGCCATGCGGCGTGCACGAGCTTGCTACAGGATGCGAGCGCCTGGATTCCACCGCAACATGCGGACAGGAACCGCTTGCTCAAAGATGCCGGGCGCATGCTGGTCGCGCATCTGGCACGTCTGGCGAACCCGCCTGCGCATCTGGCTTTCCGGCAGGCAGTCATGGCCTTGTTCGCACAGTTGCAGCCAGCGGCAATCGATACGATGCTGTCGCAGTTGCTCGGCGACGCTACAGAAACGGACTGGGTCGCAACGGTATGCCGCACGCTGCCGGCGCTGGCGGTGATGAAGGGCTTGGGTTTGGCGCAAACGGATATTGAACGCATCCTGCCGCATACCGAGTGCCTGACGAAAATCATGCTGCCCGCGAAGACCGAAGAGCAAGTAAACGACATCAATCCGGTGGCGGAAGAGGTTTTCTCCATCGTCAGCCGGCATATTGTTGCGACGCCGGCGCTGCGTGCGCTGGCCCCCGATGAAGCAACGCTGAATATCTACACCGCGAACTTCATCGGGCTGCTGATCCAGAGCGTGGATGCCGGCCGCGGCCTGCTGAGCAATAGCCTGGTGCAGGCGTTGACACGGCGCGCCGACGATACGCGCCCAGGCCGGCAATACTGGCAGCAGCTTGTGGTGGAAACACTGCGCTTTGATCCGCCGATTCACAACACGCGGCGCGTCGTCACGCAAGACACGCAACTCGACGGGCAATGGCTGCGTCAAGGCGATCAGGTGCTACTGGTACTGGCAGCGGCGAACCGTGACCCGGCCATCTTTGCGCATCCGAATCAATTCGATCCTGCGCGGGCCGGCAACGACCGGCATTTGACCTTCGGCGCGGGCAATCACGCTTGTGCGGCGCGCCACTGGTCAGTCGCGCTCGCAGCTGAAACGCTTGCCACGCTGTTTGAAAAGAAAACAGTGCGCCTGCTGCCGCAAGAGATTTTGTATGCGCCGCTGGTCAATGCGCGCCTGCCGCAACAGCTGAGAATTGAACTCGCTTGATCGTCAATCGCGGTGGCTCCCGAAGGGTGCGAGCAGCAAGCGGGCAATGCCGAACATCTGTTTCAGGAACACCGCTTGCGCATCGGCGACCATCCGCTCATAAGCCTGCCGATCAATCGCACCCTCGCAATCCTGCGAGCTCAGCCGGCCATCCTGATAGCGCGTCTCGTGCATCTTTACATGCAGTTCACTACCGTGCGAAAACACTTCCGTCGATGTATAGCGGAAGGTAACAAAGCCGGCCGGTCGCTGAAATGAGGTAGGTTGCGCTGCCTGCGCAGGCACATCATGCGCATGCTGCTGCACCAGGTCCAAGCGTGTACCGTCTTGCTGCAAGGTTTGATTCCGTTGCCGGTTCAACTCTCGATTCATACCGTATCTCCAATGATGAAATGGCCGAGCGCTTCATGCATGGCATCGTCCACCGTTTCCAGCCAGACAAAGCGCAAGCCATTGCGCGCGGCCTCCGGAATGTCGTCCATGTCCTTGCGATTGCGGGCCGGCAGCATCACGACCTTGATACCGGCCTGCAGCGCCGCGAGTACTTTTTCCTTGACCCCACCGATCGGCAATACCAGTCCGCGCAAGCTGATCTCGCCTGTCATCGCGCAGGCATGGTTCACCGGCCTGTCGCGCACCAGCGAAACCAGTGCGATATACATTGCAACGCCGGCGCTCGGTCCGTCTTTCGGCATGGCGCCGGCCGGCACATGGATATGAATGTCATGTTTGTCGAAGACTTCGGGATCGACCTGAAGTTCAGCGCAATGCGCCTTGACCAAGGTCAGCGCCGCCTGCGCGCTTTCTTTCATTACATCGCCAAGTTGGCCGGTGAGAATCAGTTTGCCAGGACCGGGTGCCCGGCTTGCCTCGATGAACAGGATATCGCCACCGGCCGGCGTCCATGCGAGCCCGGTGGCAACGCCGGACAGGCTGGTGCGCAGCGCCAGTTCGCTTTCGAATTTCCTTGGTCCAAGTATGTCGGCGAGATCGGATTCATTCACCTTTACCTGCTGCGCCGAGCCCTCGGCAATACGCATGGCCGCGTGACGGAATACATTGCCGATTTCGCGCTCCAGATTGCGCACGCCGGCTTCACGCGTGTAGTCGCTGATCAATGCATGAATCGCCTCTTCGCTGATCGCGCATTGCGCCGCGCTCAAGCCGTCGGCCTCGAGCTGGCGCTGGATCAGGTAACGGTGCGCGATCTGCATTTTTTCTTCTGT includes:
- a CDS encoding cytochrome P450 encodes the protein MKKALFLQSDVADPYVVYAKQRQHHSIVWNETDSLWAVYSHAACTSLLQDASAWIPPQHADRNRLLKDAGRMLVAHLARLANPPAHLAFRQAVMALFAQLQPAAIDTMLSQLLGDATETDWVATVCRTLPALAVMKGLGLAQTDIERILPHTECLTKIMLPAKTEEQVNDINPVAEEVFSIVSRHIVATPALRALAPDEATLNIYTANFIGLLIQSVDAGRGLLSNSLVQALTRRADDTRPGRQYWQQLVVETLRFDPPIHNTRRVVTQDTQLDGQWLRQGDQVLLVLAAANRDPAIFAHPNQFDPARAGNDRHLTFGAGNHACAARHWSVALAAETLATLFEKKTVRLLPQEILYAPLVNARLPQQLRIELA
- a CDS encoding antibiotic biosynthesis monooxygenase family protein, encoding MFAVVFEVLPSPAGYQRYLDTAAALRPRLDEIPGFISIERFRCSTHPGWILSLSFWETEAALVQWRGHGEHHAAQSAGRTAIFDDYRIRVVRMLRQDEAVPAGTPLLVLQEYPVAGEKPRSKRFASLVSPDKDIDLWDADPAFAPQSVQETPASRIWRGTVMRDYGLFDRQQAPQHFPAVTREHQ